One genomic region from Haloarcula taiwanensis encodes:
- a CDS encoding ABC transporter leucine-binding protein — protein sequence MSGDSVTFGFNIASSGAYSTAGKQELRGFKLAVKHINNGGGWVTSEKYESPLDGDGLLDKDVEFAVEDTGGNSDTARRNAQRLVDSEEVIMLAGGTSSSSGLANQKVAAKNQVVYMATMANTNSLTGADCNRYSFREIFNNRMAAKALAPALSTEFGDDVNYVKIFQDSDWGQTLRDDMDAALGDIGWAPVWDTTAQVGTSDYSQYAADIKSVDFDVIVLGLGGLDAVNALRAFRDEFPESNIVLPMASKDIAQTAGDAIEGVIGTVAWSPAINSPLSNTFREAFRKEYGSSTGSSKSATPSGPAHIAYTQTLQYASAVERAGTFNPIDVIRALEGYEYDAGLGPQTLRACDHQAMRQVPVVRGKSEIQQSYGTYYELVGEPADVQYACDSDPAANCSLGGN from the coding sequence GTGTCCGGGGATTCGGTGACATTTGGTTTCAACATCGCTTCCTCTGGGGCGTACTCAACTGCCGGCAAGCAGGAACTCCGGGGGTTCAAACTCGCTGTCAAGCACATTAACAACGGCGGTGGGTGGGTAACGAGCGAGAAGTACGAGTCGCCTCTTGACGGTGACGGTCTTCTCGATAAGGATGTCGAATTCGCTGTCGAAGACACGGGTGGCAATTCAGATACCGCTCGGCGTAACGCACAGCGGCTTGTTGATAGCGAGGAAGTGATTATGCTTGCTGGCGGTACGTCCAGCAGTTCCGGCCTGGCTAATCAGAAGGTAGCCGCGAAGAACCAAGTCGTGTACATGGCGACGATGGCCAACACAAACTCGCTGACGGGGGCCGACTGTAACCGGTACTCCTTCCGCGAGATATTCAACAACCGCATGGCGGCAAAGGCGCTGGCCCCGGCACTCAGTACCGAGTTCGGAGACGACGTCAATTACGTCAAAATCTTTCAGGACAGCGACTGGGGACAGACGCTCCGGGATGATATGGATGCAGCCCTCGGAGATATCGGCTGGGCACCTGTCTGGGACACGACCGCACAGGTCGGGACAAGCGACTACTCCCAGTACGCAGCAGACATCAAATCGGTCGATTTCGACGTGATTGTGCTTGGACTCGGGGGCCTTGACGCAGTAAACGCACTCCGGGCGTTCCGAGATGAGTTCCCGGAGTCGAATATCGTTCTTCCGATGGCTTCGAAGGATATTGCCCAGACCGCAGGCGATGCGATAGAGGGCGTTATCGGAACTGTCGCCTGGAGTCCGGCAATCAACTCGCCGCTGTCCAATACCTTCCGAGAGGCGTTCCGTAAGGAGTACGGCAGTTCGACTGGTTCCTCGAAATCAGCCACTCCATCAGGGCCAGCACATATCGCATATACGCAAACGTTGCAATACGCCAGCGCAGTCGAGCGCGCGGGAACGTTCAACCCGATCGATGTCATCAGAGCGCTCGAAGGGTACGAGTACGACGCCGGCCTCGGACCGCAGACGCTTCGAGCTTGTGATCATCAGGCGATGCGTCAGGTGCCGGTTGTGAGAGGAAAGTCGGAGATACAGCAATCCTATGGTACCTACTACGAGCTGGTCGGGGAACCAGCGGACGTACAGTACGCGTGCGATAGCGACCCAGCGGCGAACTGTTCGCTTGGAGGAAACTAA
- a CDS encoding 2-keto-3-deoxygluconate kinase, whose protein sequence is MTELVTFGETMLRLSPPDDERLETADQYTVRAAGAESNVAVAAQRLGLDALWASKLPDSPVGRRVTGELKHHGVSVDIAWDDADSARQGTYYLEQGSPPRGNDVIYDRQNASVTTATPAELPTETIADAAGFHTSGITPALSETLKSTTADLLSLAQDAGTTTSFDLNYRSKLWTPAEARSVLTELFPSVDVLVVAERDANVVLDRTGDPETIARDLAAEYGFEATVITRGSDGALALADGTVTEQPTFESTDAHPVGTGDSFVGGFLSQYLSGGSVADGLAWGAATAALKRTIPGDIAVVSPDEIRSILSGDTEAISR, encoded by the coding sequence ATGACGGAGTTAGTTACGTTCGGTGAGACAATGTTGCGGTTGTCGCCACCCGACGACGAGCGACTGGAGACCGCAGACCAGTACACTGTCAGAGCAGCCGGCGCAGAGTCAAACGTTGCGGTCGCTGCGCAGCGGCTTGGACTCGATGCACTGTGGGCCTCAAAACTCCCCGATTCGCCGGTCGGTCGACGAGTCACAGGAGAACTCAAGCACCACGGCGTGTCGGTCGATATCGCTTGGGACGACGCGGACAGCGCCCGACAGGGAACCTACTATCTAGAACAGGGTAGTCCACCGCGTGGGAACGATGTCATCTACGACCGTCAAAACGCCAGTGTCACAACCGCCACACCGGCGGAGCTTCCAACCGAGACTATCGCAGACGCCGCGGGGTTCCATACCTCGGGTATCACACCGGCGCTGTCGGAGACGCTCAAATCGACTACTGCTGACCTCCTCTCGCTCGCACAGGACGCGGGTACGACCACGAGCTTCGACCTGAACTACCGCTCGAAGCTCTGGACGCCAGCCGAAGCCCGTTCAGTCCTGACCGAGCTATTCCCGTCTGTCGACGTGCTCGTCGTCGCAGAACGGGACGCGAACGTCGTGCTGGACCGGACTGGCGACCCGGAAACGATTGCTCGGGACCTTGCTGCCGAGTACGGGTTCGAAGCGACAGTGATTACCCGCGGCAGCGACGGGGCGCTCGCGCTCGCTGACGGGACCGTAACGGAGCAGCCGACCTTCGAGTCGACCGATGCACATCCGGTCGGCACTGGCGATTCCTTTGTCGGCGGCTTCCTCTCGCAGTACCTCTCCGGTGGCTCCGTTGCAGACGGGCTTGCCTGGGGGGCCGCGACGGCCGCACTCAAACGGACGATTCCGGGCGACATTGCCGTTGTGTCCCCCGACGAAATCCGCTCGATTCTCAGCGGCGACACGGAAGCGATTTCGCGGTAG
- a CDS encoding pyruvate kinase yields the protein MRSAKIVCTLGPASDSVDDIASLAKAGMSVARLNASHGSPEHRREMIDRIREVDEAVEEPVAAMLDMPGPEVRTAEIDEPIQLTEGSTIRYVVGDDATPEEVGLSQSITAVEPGDRVLLDDGRIETTVERVDDDTVFATVENGGKLSARKGVNVPGVELDLPTITENDRQELDVAAEKEPDFVAASFVRDGEDIYEISQALEERGVDIPIIAKIERAGAVENLDSIIDEAYGVMVARGDLGVECPLEDVPIIQKRIIRRCHEAGVPVITATEMLDSMVHSRRPTRAEASDVANAVLDGTDAVMLSGETAIGDHPTRVVETMDRIIRDVEGSEEYAESREQRVPNAGDTRTDALARSGRFLARDIGASAIVAASESGYTALKSAKYRPSIPIVASTPSERVRRKLALSWGITPVTTEYTTEGADAVIQTAVQAALDTEAADSGDTVVVLSGMMTELEGMNTANMLKVHVAAETVTSGRSIVDGLVTGPVHRISTAPPRESPGDLSNVPDGAILAVPEGFDGEFVGDTSHIGGIIDGHEGVTSYAAIVARELSIPMISNADLPDTVSDGATVTLDSERGVVYEEAVGREDISGRERDY from the coding sequence ATGCGTAGCGCGAAGATCGTCTGTACTCTCGGTCCCGCGTCGGATTCAGTCGACGACATCGCGTCACTTGCAAAAGCCGGGATGTCCGTTGCCAGACTGAACGCGAGCCACGGTTCGCCGGAACACCGCCGTGAGATGATTGATCGAATCCGTGAGGTAGACGAAGCGGTCGAGGAGCCGGTCGCGGCCATGCTTGATATGCCAGGACCGGAGGTCCGCACCGCAGAGATCGACGAACCGATTCAGCTCACGGAAGGGTCTACCATCCGGTACGTCGTCGGTGACGACGCGACGCCGGAAGAGGTCGGTCTCTCGCAGTCGATTACCGCAGTCGAGCCGGGTGATCGCGTGCTGCTTGATGACGGACGCATCGAAACGACTGTCGAGCGCGTCGATGATGATACAGTGTTTGCGACCGTTGAGAACGGCGGCAAGCTGTCCGCCCGCAAAGGCGTCAACGTTCCCGGTGTCGAACTCGACCTGCCGACCATCACGGAGAACGACAGACAGGAACTCGACGTGGCCGCCGAGAAAGAACCCGACTTCGTGGCCGCGTCGTTCGTCCGCGACGGCGAGGACATCTACGAGATCAGCCAGGCCCTCGAAGAGCGCGGCGTCGACATCCCCATCATCGCCAAGATCGAACGAGCCGGGGCCGTCGAGAACCTCGATTCGATCATCGACGAGGCCTATGGCGTGATGGTCGCCCGCGGTGACCTCGGTGTGGAGTGCCCGCTCGAGGATGTCCCGATCATTCAAAAGCGCATCATCCGCCGGTGTCACGAGGCTGGTGTTCCCGTCATCACGGCCACCGAGATGCTTGACTCGATGGTCCACTCCCGGCGGCCGACCCGTGCAGAGGCATCGGACGTGGCAAACGCAGTTCTTGACGGCACGGATGCAGTGATGCTCTCTGGCGAGACGGCCATCGGCGACCATCCGACCCGCGTCGTCGAGACCATGGACCGGATCATCCGTGATGTCGAGGGCAGCGAGGAGTACGCCGAGTCCCGCGAACAGCGCGTGCCAAACGCCGGTGATACCCGAACGGACGCGCTCGCGCGCTCCGGTCGGTTCCTCGCCCGCGACATCGGCGCGTCGGCGATTGTCGCGGCGTCCGAGTCCGGCTACACCGCGCTGAAATCGGCGAAGTACCGGCCGTCGATCCCCATCGTCGCGTCGACGCCGAGCGAGCGCGTCCGCCGGAAGCTCGCGCTTTCGTGGGGTATCACGCCCGTAACGACCGAGTACACTACCGAGGGCGCTGACGCCGTCATCCAGACGGCAGTTCAGGCGGCCCTCGACACCGAGGCCGCGGACAGCGGTGACACGGTCGTCGTCCTCTCTGGAATGATGACCGAACTGGAGGGGATGAACACGGCGAATATGCTGAAAGTCCACGTCGCGGCCGAAACGGTCACCAGCGGTCGCTCCATCGTCGACGGGTTAGTGACCGGTCCTGTCCATCGGATTTCGACAGCACCGCCCCGGGAGTCGCCGGGCGATCTCTCAAACGTCCCCGACGGGGCGATCTTGGCTGTTCCGGAGGGATTCGACGGCGAATTCGTCGGCGACACCAGCCACATCGGCGGCATCATCGACGGCCACGAGGGTGTCACGAGCTACGCGGCCATCGTTGCCCGTGAGCTTTCGATTCCGATGATATCGAACGCGGACCTGCCTGATACGGTCTCCGACGGGGCGACTGTCACACTGGATTCCGAACGCGGCGTCGTCTACGAAGAGGCCGTTGGACGAGAGGACATCTCGGGCAGAGAGCGAGACTACTAA
- a CDS encoding glucokinase encodes MGAYAGVDLGATHIRAVIGDETGSIVESHKTETPRGPAGIAVTEAVLDAIRQACDAADIAPTDVIAAGIGSFGPMDLAEGVVENPANLPDTIDRIPLTGPVENLIGSERVSLHNDANAGVIGERFYSDRSPDDMVYLTISSGVGAGVAVDGNILSGWDGNAGEVGHLTIDPHGFMTCGCGHDGHWEAYCSGENIPRYATQLHREDPVETALPIETEEFSAADIFEYAGEDEFASHVLDQICHWNAIGVANIVHAYAPLVVYVGGAVALNNPEQVLDPIRDRLDDMVMSNIPDIQLTQFGDDVVVRGALASALTGGTGDPSQRV; translated from the coding sequence ATGGGCGCTTACGCAGGGGTCGACCTCGGAGCGACACATATTCGGGCTGTTATCGGTGACGAGACGGGCTCGATAGTCGAGTCACACAAAACTGAGACACCGCGTGGACCGGCAGGTATCGCGGTCACGGAAGCGGTCCTCGACGCGATTCGGCAGGCCTGCGACGCTGCTGATATCGCCCCGACAGACGTGATTGCCGCCGGTATCGGGTCCTTCGGTCCGATGGATCTGGCTGAAGGCGTCGTGGAAAACCCAGCAAACCTTCCAGACACCATCGACCGGATTCCGCTGACCGGGCCGGTCGAGAACCTCATCGGCAGCGAGCGGGTCTCGTTGCACAACGACGCCAACGCCGGCGTCATTGGCGAACGGTTTTATTCGGACCGAAGCCCCGATGACATGGTGTATCTCACTATCTCCTCCGGAGTCGGCGCTGGAGTCGCTGTCGACGGGAACATCCTCTCAGGCTGGGACGGCAACGCCGGGGAAGTCGGCCACTTGACGATTGACCCGCACGGGTTCATGACCTGTGGCTGCGGACACGACGGCCACTGGGAAGCGTACTGCTCGGGCGAGAACATCCCGCGGTATGCCACACAGCTCCACCGAGAGGACCCTGTCGAGACGGCACTCCCAATCGAGACAGAGGAGTTTTCTGCGGCGGATATCTTCGAGTACGCCGGCGAAGACGAGTTCGCCTCACACGTTCTCGATCAGATCTGTCACTGGAACGCAATCGGCGTTGCTAACATTGTCCACGCGTACGCGCCCCTCGTGGTTTACGTTGGCGGGGCCGTTGCGCTCAATAACCCTGAGCAGGTGCTAGACCCCATCCGGGACCGACTTGATGACATGGTGATGTCGAACATTCCGGATATCCAGTTGACGCAGTTTGGCGACGATGTCGTGGTTCGCGGCGCACTGGCGTCCGCGCTGACTGGCGGCACAGGCGACCCGTCACAGCGCGTCTGA
- a CDS encoding AAA family ATPase yields MDIEARIKRRQRRNGEPRLIQDYESISPVVHIEEPADRGPVLERLLDHLDPVFDGQLPPNAYVYGPHGSGKSAVITALFANLEQLPTEQQAIIHTTTRAQPPTSPSFVYVNARETASEFAFYHAILDALVDESVPEHGIGTETLKSRLHDLVREQRTGIVIAVDHISEPESIQAPDLVDLFAGLPSNVSWLAIGRDDPSATELTRYTAESISIDRYQRQMLVDVLMTRASNGLAQQGLDHSLARHIADWADGNAHDALAALFIAAELAEERGQDRITQANVDAAIGEVPDPCVSLGIVLSLPTNRQAVLRELIDLEEGERSSVTATTEAIASAESVELSAGTVKRFLYEMAESGVVDRVEATVTNGQGRPPSRVEPRFPPTAFRRLYDLQQ; encoded by the coding sequence CGAGAATCAAGCGTCGACAACGCCGGAACGGTGAGCCACGGCTCATTCAGGATTACGAGTCCATCTCACCGGTCGTCCACATAGAGGAGCCGGCCGACCGAGGTCCGGTCCTCGAACGGCTGCTCGACCACCTCGATCCGGTGTTTGATGGCCAGCTTCCGCCCAACGCGTACGTGTACGGCCCCCACGGTTCAGGGAAGTCCGCGGTTATCACGGCGCTGTTCGCCAACTTAGAACAGCTCCCGACGGAGCAACAGGCGATCATCCACACGACGACCCGTGCACAGCCACCGACCTCTCCGTCGTTCGTCTATGTGAACGCCAGAGAGACCGCAAGCGAGTTTGCGTTCTACCACGCAATCTTGGACGCACTCGTTGACGAATCGGTGCCGGAACACGGAATTGGGACGGAGACGCTCAAATCACGGCTCCACGACCTCGTCCGAGAGCAACGCACGGGGATCGTCATTGCAGTCGACCACATCAGCGAACCGGAGAGTATCCAGGCACCGGACCTCGTTGACCTGTTTGCTGGCTTACCGAGCAACGTCAGCTGGCTGGCTATCGGTCGCGACGACCCGTCGGCGACTGAACTGACACGGTACACCGCGGAGTCGATCAGTATCGACCGCTATCAACGGCAGATGCTCGTCGACGTGTTGATGACCAGAGCTTCGAACGGGCTGGCTCAGCAGGGGCTCGACCACAGTCTGGCGAGGCATATCGCCGACTGGGCAGACGGAAACGCCCACGATGCCCTTGCCGCGCTGTTTATTGCTGCAGAGTTAGCCGAGGAGCGGGGTCAGGACCGCATCACACAGGCCAACGTCGACGCGGCTATCGGGGAAGTTCCCGACCCCTGTGTGTCGCTGGGCATCGTCCTCTCTCTGCCGACGAACCGGCAGGCGGTCCTCAGAGAACTCATCGACTTAGAGGAGGGCGAACGCTCTTCGGTAACGGCGACGACTGAGGCGATTGCGTCGGCAGAATCAGTCGAGCTCTCCGCCGGGACCGTCAAGCGGTTCCTCTATGAAATGGCGGAATCCGGCGTCGTCGACCGTGTCGAGGCGACAGTCACCAACGGGCAGGGACGTCCGCCGAGCCGTGTCGAGCCGCGGTTCCCTCCGACGGCCTTCCGGCGGCTGTACGACCTGCAACAGTAA